The genome window CTTACGTACAGCTCCCCAAAGCATATCGGTGTTAGTCCCGTCCTTCTTCGGCTCCTAGTGCCAAGGCATCCACCGTGCGCCCTTTCTAACTTAACCAATTTACTTCTACGAAGTAAAGGTTGTTTTTCTGATTTTCCGTATCAGCGATGATACATCCAATCAGATGAAAGATTCACTTTCAGATGATTCTCGGTTACTTGTGTCATAAATAATAAATTATCTATGCTAACTTTACTAACTTTCTTATCTAGTTTTCAAAGAACAATTTTGGTGGAGCCTAGCGGGATCGAACCGCTGACCTCCTGCGTGCAAAGCAGGCGCTCTCCCAGCTGAGCTAAGGCCCCATAAAAGGATATGATTATTTGTATTTCTTGCGTCAGAAAGAAAAAGTGGGCCTAAATGGACTCGAACCATCGACCTCACGCTTATCAGGCGTGCGCTCTAACCAGCTGAGCTATAGGCCCGTCAAAAATGTAGTGGCGCGATGCTTCAAGCATAGTGCCTTGCATACTTTATCTGACATAAAAGAGAGTAACCTCTCAAAACTGAACAAATAGAGAAGAACGAAAACTCACAGGTTTCCTTTTCCTTAGAAAGGAGGTGATCCAGCCGCACCTTCCGATACGGCTACCTTGTTACGACTTCACCCCAATTATCTGTCCCACCTTCGGCGGCTGGCTCCATAAAGGTTACCCTACCGACTTCGGGTGTTACAAACTCTCGTGGTGTGACGGGCGGTGTGTACAAGGCCCGGGAACGTATTCACCGTGGCATGCTGATCCACGATTACTAGCGATTCCGGCTTCATGTAGGCGAGTTGCAGCCTACAATCCGAACTGAGAATAGTTTTATGGGATTAGCTCCACCTCGCGGCTTCGCGACCCTTTGTACTATCCATTGTAGCACGTGTGTAGCCCAGGTCATAAGGGGCATGATGATTTGACGTCATCCCCACCTTCCTCCGGCTTGCACCGGCAGTCACTTTAGAGTGCCCAACTAAATGCTGGCAACTAAAATCAAGGGTTGCGCTCGTTGCGGGACTTAACCCAACATCTCACGACACGAGCTGACGACAACCATGCACCACCTGTCACTTTGTCCCCGAAGGGAAAGCTCTGTCTCCAGAGTGGTCAAAGGATGTCAAGACCTGGTAAGGTTCTTCGCGTTGCTTCGAATTAAACCACATGCTCCACCGCTTGTGCGGGCCCCCGTCAATTCCTTTGAGTTTCAACCTTGCGGTCGTACTCCCCAGGCGGAGTGCTTAATGCGTTAGCTGCAGCACTAAGGGGCGGAAACCCCCTAACACTTAGCACTCATCGTTTACGGCGTGGACTACCAGGGTATCTAATCCTGTTTGCTCCCCACGCTTTCGCGCCTCAGCGTCAGTTACAGACCAGAGAGTCGCCTTCGCCACTGGTGTTCCTCCACATATCTACGCATTTCACCGCTACACGTGGAATTCCACTCTCCTCTTCTGCACTCCAGTCTTCCAGTTTCCAATGACCCTCCCCGGTTAAGCCGGGGGCTTTCACATCAGACTTAAAAGACCGCCTGCGCGCGCTTTACGCCCAATAAATCCGGACAACGCTTGCCACCTACGTATTACCGCGGCTGCTGGCACGTAGTTAGCCGTGGCTTTCTGGTTAGATACCGTCAAGGGACAAGCAGTTACTCTTATCCTTGTTCTTCTCTAACAACAGTACTTTACGATCCGAAAACCTTCTTCATACACGCGGCGTTGCTCCGTCAGACTTTCGTCCATTGCGGAAGATTCCCTACTGCTGCCTCCCGTAGGAGTCTGGGCCGTGTCTCAGTCCCAGTGTGGCCGATCACCCTCTCAGGTCGGCTATGCATCGTTGCCTTGGTAGGCCATTACCCTACCAACTAGCTAATGCACCGCGGGCCCATCTGTAAGCGATAGCCGAAACCATCTTTCAAAAGCGTGGCATGCGCCACATTCTATCATTCGGTATTAGCCCCGGTTTCCCGGAGTTATCCCCAACTTACAGGCAGGTTGCCCACGTGTTACTCACCCGTCCGCCACTAACTTTGGAAGAGCAAGCTCTTCCTCCGTTCGTTCGACTTGCATGTATTAGGCACGCCGCCAGCGTTCGTCCTGAGCCAGGATCAAACTCTCTTTAAAATATAAATTGAATTTGAATACTTATTCAACACCGTGAATAAGATTCCTTGCGTCAAATTGACTTCGCTAGCAATTAAATTACTAGTTTGTTTTGTTGAAAACAGCTTTCTGTTTTCTGCCCTGCGATTACCAGTAAGACTTTACGTCTCATTGCTTTTCGTCTTCTTCTTTGTTCAGTTTTCAAAGGTCAATTTCTTTTGTTGCGAAAGCGTTTTGTCCGCATCAGCAACGTTTATAAATATACCAAGATTTTTGCCTTTCGTCAATACTTTTTACAAAGTTTTTATGATAAATATGGAATTATTTTCTCTGCTAGGGTTTTATATGCTTTTCCTGAAGTGCTTGAAGAGTTGAAAAGGGCTGATACATAGCCATTTCCATTTGGTTCTGGTTGTTCTATTGGTAGTTGTATTAAAAGTTGTGTTTCTAAGTCTGCAGCAACTTTTTCGCCGCCGCCTTGTCCGAATACTTTTAATACTTGTCCATCAGCTAAAGTAAGATAAGACATATTTTCGATTACACCGATGATTTTGTGATTGTTTTTTGCTGCCATATATCCTGCTCGAGATGCGACTGACGCGGCTGCATAATGTGGTGTTGTAACAATAAGTTCATTGCATTTCGGGATAAGCGTATGGATATCTAGCGCAACATCTCCAGTTCCAGGTGGTAAATCGATAAGTAAATAGTCTAGTTTTCCCCATCTTACTTCTTCTAAAAACATTTTAATCATTTTCCCTAGCATTGGTCCGCGCCAGATAACTGGTTCTCCTTGTTCCACAAAAAAATCCATAGAAATCATTTGAATGCCGTGTGTTTCGACTGGGATGATTTGGCCATTTTCTTTGTGAGGGGATTCGGTTGTTCCTAGCAGTACAGGAATACTGAATCCATATATATCCGCGTCTAATAATCCTACTTTTTTGCCTTGTTGTGCTAAGGCGATTGCAAGATTCGCAGAGACAGTTGATTTCCCGACGCCACCTTTACCACTCGCTATTGCTAAGAATTTCGTTTCACTAGCTTCTGAGAGTATGTTATCTCTTGCTTGGAAAATGCGGTCGATAACTGCTGCAGGTAGGTATTCTAGCTCAATATTTATTTCATTTACGCCGAATTGAGTGAGAAGTTCTTCTATATTATGAACAAAATGATCCGTTTCTACTGCTGGATCAGCTAATGCGATTTTGATGTTTGCTGTTTCTTCAAGCACTTGCACTTCTAAAACACCTTCTGTTTCTTCTAAGCTTGCCTCTAAAACAGGATCTTGCAATCTATATAGCAATCTAGTAATTTGTTGTTCGTTTAACATATATAAAAACCTCCAAAAATGAATGCGCTGACATACTGATTATTATAGCATGACCGTTTTATTATTTCACATATTGCTTGTCTTTTCGGTACAAAAGTTTGTTGAAGAAAATTTCACAAATTTTACATATTTAACATTTCCAGCTTTAGTCCTTACGTCCCAATAGGTTTGGCGTAGTTATTGTTTTTCGTCATAGAAATGTAATAGAAATTTTTTGGCATTTTTTGATAATATAGTTGCAGATATATAAAAAGGAGTGCATTGAAATTTGGATAGAAAGTTTATAAAACCAGGGATAATTCTGCTAATTGTGGCATTTTTGGTAGTTTCCATAAATGTTGGAGCAGAAACAGGAGGTAGCAGAACAGCTCAAGTTAATCTGACTACTTCGCAACAAGCTTTCATTGATGAAATTTTACCAGCGGCTCAGGATGGATATCGCGATGGTAAATTGCTTACAAGTGTAACGCTCGCTCAAGCAATTTTAGAATCAAATTGGGGTGAAAGTGGTCTAAGCCAGAACTCTAATAACTTATTCGGAATTAAAGGAACGTATAAAGGTAAGTCTGTCTCCATGGGGACAATGGAAGCATCCGGCTCAACAACCGCTAATTTCCGCGTTTACCCTAGTTGGAAAGAATCCATTGAAGACCACACAGCTTTAATTACTGAAAATGCGCGCTATCAAGACGCTGTCGGTGAAACGAACTACCGCAAAGCACTGCAAGCTATTAAAGATGGTGGTTATGCGACTGATCCAGATTATGTTTCTAAACTAGTAGCAATTATTGAACGTTACAACTTAGATAAATATGATGTCATTTACGATAAAATTGATTCTAATCAATCTTTAGCAGCGATTGGAACAGTAGCTGAAAATAAAAAACAAGAGGTTATTTGGTCGGCACCATATAATACAGAAAATGCTAATAAAATCGGGACCCTCGAAAATTACTCAGGGCGTAACTTAGAAATTTCCTGGGAAGCTAAAACAGAAAAAGGTCTATGGTACTTTATTCGCGAGAAAAACAAAGATATTGGTTGGATAAATAGTAATGCCTTAAAAATCAGCTATCATCAAAAAGAAGATGAAAATGTTCATTTAACCAAATATGTAGATGATTTAAGCGCACATGTATATCGTCTACCAAGCCCTGAAAAACAATTCGATAATGGAACTATCGCAAAATACGATAGAAAAGCCCTTGAAGCAGATAAAAAAATTACTCGCGGCGGCTATGCTTGGTTCCGCATTTCAGAAGGCGAGAAAGTAATCGGCTGGGTTCGCGCAGATAAATTGAATGATCGCCTTTACGATCGCATCACAGAACAAACTTCGTACGATGGCTATGCTCTAGTAAGTAAATCTGCAACTGATAACGTATGGACTGCACCATTCAACACAAAAAACGCAGAAAAATTAGCACCACTTGCAGATTATGATAACGAAAAACTAGAACTAGTGACTCGAGCTAAAGCCGGAAATACACTTTGGTATCAGTTTAAAGTAGATGGAAAACTTGTTGGATGGGCTAGCGAAAAAGACTTAAATGTATTTTATACTCCCGCTAAAGAAGAACCAGTAAAACAAGTTGCTTACGTGAAAGACCCGACTGCAAAACTTTACAATAAACCAGTAGAATCAACAAGTACTAATCCAAAAGCAGTGGGCTTTTATTATGGAAAATTATTAGCAGTGGATAAAACAGCCACAATTCTTGGTGAAGATTGGTTGCATCTTAAAGACAGTCAAAATTCACTAGGATGGATTAAAGCTATCGACATCAATAGTTAAATAAAAAAAGGTTCTGCATTTACGCAGAACCTTTTTTTCGCTTATACATTCAGTTTGCGACTAGCCATCCATTTCACCATTTCTGGATCCGCATGTGAGAAGAACTGGCTTTCCCCTTGATTTAGGCCGGCAATTTCTTCCTTATCTGCTTCCGTCAATTCAAAATCAAATATAGCCAAATTTTGCGCCATTCTTTCTGGTTTTACAGATTTAGCTAAGACGATAATATCTTGCTCTACTAGCCAACGCAAAATTACTTGAGCGGCCGATTTTCCATATTTCGCACCAATTTTCGTTAAAACTGGGTTATTAAAAACATCATTTTTCCCTTCCGCAAATGGCGCCCATGCTTCTATTGCAACCCCTTCTTTTCGTAAAATAGCTAGATTCGCTGTCTGTTGTTGGAAAGGATTAACTTCAATTTGGTTGACTTGCGGTGTTACTTCATTGAACGCAGCTAGGTCAATTACGCGATCTGGGCTAAAATTGGATACGCCAATTGCTCTAATTTTTCCAGACGCCTGTAATTCCTCCATCGCTATCCATGCCCCGTATACATCATTGAAAGGTTGATGAATTAGCAGTAAATCAACATAATCCAACCCTAAACGTTTTAACGACCGGTCAAATGAGCTCATGACACCTTTATAACTCACATTTTCCACCCATATTTTTGTCGTGATGAATAGTTCTTTACGATCCACGCCAGATGCTGCAATACCGCGACCTACAGCTTCTTCATTCATATAACTTTGCGCCGTATCAATGTGACGATAGCCCGTTTTAATCGCATCTTTTACCGCTTGTTCCGCTTCAGCAGCATCTGTAATTTGATATGTCCCAAATCCTAAAATAGGTACTTCTACACCATTGTTTAATTTCACTGTTTTCATTTAAAAATCCTCCTCTTATCTTTAAAATTTGTCCCGTTCCCATAATTTTTCTACATTATCTGCATTTAATTCGCCAGCTTTAAACTGCGCAATGTGACTATCGTACGAATCGATTTTGTACACGAGTAGTTCTCTGACCTTCTTCATCTCGGCTAATTTTTCGTCTAATTCTTTTAGTTGGTCAACCAGTACTTGTTTTTGCGCCGCTTCGACATTTTGCGTCTCTCTGAGTTGCGCAAGTGTTGCAAACTCAATTAACGATTCTACCGATAATCCCGCATTCCGTAAATTCTTCACGAGATAAACCCAGTTCAAGTCACTCGTTTTATAGTCCCGATAACCACTTTCGTTACGATGGACTGGTGGAATAACACCAACCCGCTCATAATAACGCAACGTATCTACTGTTAAACCAAACATATCAGCCGCTTGTTTGATATTCATCCTCCATCACCTCGTTTCGTTCTTTACATATAGAATTATAAACCCTGGAGTTCACACCAAGGCAAGGAACTTGAGTTTATTTTTTTGAGAAAAGAAAAAACTCTCTGCGGGTGAGAGAGTTTTATTTGTTTAGCCGGATGATTTTTTGCACGTATTTTGGGTCTATTTGGGCTGGATTGGTTTCTCGAATTGGGAAATCGTTGGTTAAAATAATTTTTACGTCATCGTTTTTGTTTAAGTCGGTTATTTTTATTTTATTTCCCGTTTCGTCGTAATATTTATCTACGATGTCAAAGCGTATTGCGGCTTCCGGATTATACTTATCCTTTTTTTCTTTGAAATTATTAATTAGAATTGCATCCGTTTCAACTTGTTCTATTGTGCCGGTTGCTTCGGTGGCTTGTGTTTCGTTTTCGGTGTTTGAGCATGCTGTTATGGAAAGTAATGCGCACAAAATAAAAATGATTGAGGTTTTTTTCATGGTGGGCGGGCTCCTTTTTATAAACGGATAGTTCGAAAAGTTATATAGTGTCTCACTTTTAATTATTAATAGCTCTCTGTCACTTAAAACTAGATTTCCGATAGTTAAAGCAGTTCTGGTTTGTGCGTTAACGGTAAATCTTTCTCGCTGTCCAAACAGTATATAGTTCAAGCGTGTCACCATTTTTACTCGCATTTAGAATATAATCATATA of Listeria monocytogenes contains these proteins:
- a CDS encoding aldo/keto reductase, with the protein product MKTVKLNNGVEVPILGFGTYQITDAAEAEQAVKDAIKTGYRHIDTAQSYMNEEAVGRGIAASGVDRKELFITTKIWVENVSYKGVMSSFDRSLKRLGLDYVDLLLIHQPFNDVYGAWIAMEELQASGKIRAIGVSNFSPDRVIDLAAFNEVTPQVNQIEVNPFQQQTANLAILRKEGVAIEAWAPFAEGKNDVFNNPVLTKIGAKYGKSAAQVILRWLVEQDIIVLAKSVKPERMAQNLAIFDFELTEADKEEIAGLNQGESQFFSHADPEMVKWMASRKLNV
- a CDS encoding MerR family transcriptional regulator, which translates into the protein MNIKQAADMFGLTVDTLRYYERVGVIPPVHRNESGYRDYKTSDLNWVYLVKNLRNAGLSVESLIEFATLAQLRETQNVEAAQKQVLVDQLKELDEKLAEMKKVRELLVYKIDSYDSHIAQFKAGELNADNVEKLWERDKF
- a CDS encoding GW domain-containing glycosaminoglycan-binding protein, yielding MDRKFIKPGIILLIVAFLVVSINVGAETGGSRTAQVNLTTSQQAFIDEILPAAQDGYRDGKLLTSVTLAQAILESNWGESGLSQNSNNLFGIKGTYKGKSVSMGTMEASGSTTANFRVYPSWKESIEDHTALITENARYQDAVGETNYRKALQAIKDGGYATDPDYVSKLVAIIERYNLDKYDVIYDKIDSNQSLAAIGTVAENKKQEVIWSAPYNTENANKIGTLENYSGRNLEISWEAKTEKGLWYFIREKNKDIGWINSNALKISYHQKEDENVHLTKYVDDLSAHVYRLPSPEKQFDNGTIAKYDRKALEADKKITRGGYAWFRISEGEKVIGWVRADKLNDRLYDRITEQTSYDGYALVSKSATDNVWTAPFNTKNAEKLAPLADYDNEKLELVTRAKAGNTLWYQFKVDGKLVGWASEKDLNVFYTPAKEEPVKQVAYVKDPTAKLYNKPVESTSTNPKAVGFYYGKLLAVDKTATILGEDWLHLKDSQNSLGWIKAIDINS
- a CDS encoding Mrp/NBP35 family ATP-binding protein: MLNEQQITRLLYRLQDPVLEASLEETEGVLEVQVLEETANIKIALADPAVETDHFVHNIEELLTQFGVNEINIELEYLPAAVIDRIFQARDNILSEASETKFLAIASGKGGVGKSTVSANLAIALAQQGKKVGLLDADIYGFSIPVLLGTTESPHKENGQIIPVETHGIQMISMDFFVEQGEPVIWRGPMLGKMIKMFLEEVRWGKLDYLLIDLPPGTGDVALDIHTLIPKCNELIVTTPHYAAASVASRAGYMAAKNNHKIIGVIENMSYLTLADGQVLKVFGQGGGEKVAADLETQLLIQLPIEQPEPNGNGYVSALFNSSSTSGKAYKTLAEKIIPYLS